A stretch of the Paenibacillus dendritiformis genome encodes the following:
- a CDS encoding NAD(P)/FAD-dependent oxidoreductase, with the protein MKRYVILGGGYGGLAIIQRLLEGDLPSDVQLVLIDRMPYQGLKTEYYALAAGTVPDIDIRVSFPTDPRVQLHYANVQAIDLDNRLIHFEHDDAMAYDYLVIGLGCTDKFHGIPGAEQFGCSIQSLSSTRQTYQRLNDVKPYGQVSIVGGGLSGVETAAELRESRPDLNIRILDRGGRVLSAFPEKLSRYVSDWFREHDVELRSHVHVSRLDKGVIYNRTEDKEEEILSHATVWTAGIQPVEVVQALQVPKDPQGRVLLNAHHQIPDYPNVFVVGDCASLPFSPSAQAAGAQGEQIADVIKAIWKNETPHLGKIKLKGVLGSLGKKAGFGLLGKRTMVGYVPRVIKSGVLWMSKQHFG; encoded by the coding sequence ATGAAACGATACGTCATATTAGGTGGCGGTTACGGAGGATTGGCCATTATTCAACGGTTGTTGGAGGGCGATCTGCCCTCCGATGTACAGCTTGTATTGATTGACCGCATGCCATACCAGGGATTGAAGACCGAGTACTACGCGCTGGCGGCCGGGACGGTTCCGGATATCGATATTCGCGTGTCCTTTCCGACCGATCCGCGCGTTCAGCTTCATTACGCCAATGTCCAGGCCATCGATTTGGACAACCGGCTGATTCATTTCGAGCATGATGACGCCATGGCATACGATTATTTGGTGATTGGCCTGGGCTGCACGGACAAATTCCATGGCATTCCCGGCGCGGAACAGTTCGGCTGCAGCATTCAATCGCTCTCCAGCACGAGGCAGACCTATCAGCGCTTGAACGACGTCAAGCCGTACGGGCAGGTCAGCATCGTCGGAGGCGGACTAAGCGGGGTCGAGACCGCGGCGGAATTGCGGGAGAGCCGTCCCGATCTGAACATCCGGATCCTGGATCGGGGCGGCCGGGTGCTGTCCGCCTTCCCGGAGAAGCTGTCCCGGTACGTATCCGATTGGTTCCGCGAGCATGATGTGGAGCTCCGCTCGCATGTGCACGTCAGCCGGCTGGACAAGGGCGTCATTTATAACCGCACGGAAGACAAGGAAGAGGAGATATTGTCTCACGCTACGGTCTGGACCGCCGGCATACAGCCGGTGGAGGTCGTCCAGGCGCTTCAGGTGCCCAAAGATCCGCAAGGGCGCGTGCTGCTGAATGCGCACCATCAGATTCCGGATTATCCGAACGTATTCGTGGTCGGCGACTGCGCCAGCTTGCCGTTCTCCCCGAGCGCGCAAGCGGCCGGAGCCCAGGGAGAGCAGATTGCCGATGTCATCAAGGCGATCTGGAAGAACGAGACGCCGCATCTGGGCAAGATCAAGCTCAAGGGCGTGCTCGGCTCCCTCGGCAAGAAAGCAGGCTTCGGCTTGCTCGGCAAGCGCACGATGGTCGGATACGTTCCGCGCGTCATCAAGAGCGGCGTGCTATGGATGTCCAAGCAGCATTTCGGATAA
- the mqnE gene encoding aminofutalosine synthase MqnE has product MTTVIARHADTRMAEIVDKVERGERLTLEDGVYLYETDDLLTLGQLANLANLRKNGKKVYFIENMSLYFTNVCEAHCAFCNFRKDQGEEGAYTLSGQEMIDYVDQHIHPGVREFHIVGGHNPHVPFQYYVDSLRVLKEKYPQVTLKAYTAAEIDFFTRISGLSIEEVLRQLMDAGLESLTGGGAEILSDEYRKKMRVEKAGVERYLEVHRTAHQLGMKTHTTMLYGAIESHEDRVRHMMKIRELQDETNGFQVFIPLSMQPKSPKASIKRRNSAYEDLKTIAISRLMLDNVQHIKAYFINIGTQLTQVALTFGASDVHGTLVKERISHAAGALTPEGLTRDELIWLVKGAGRIPVERDTFYNEVKVYE; this is encoded by the coding sequence ATGACAACGGTCATCGCCCGTCATGCGGATACCCGCATGGCCGAAATAGTGGACAAGGTCGAGCGTGGGGAACGCTTGACGCTGGAAGACGGTGTATATTTGTATGAGACGGACGACTTGTTGACCTTGGGTCAATTAGCGAATCTCGCCAATTTGCGCAAGAACGGGAAGAAAGTCTACTTCATCGAGAACATGTCTCTCTACTTTACCAACGTCTGCGAAGCGCACTGCGCCTTCTGCAACTTCCGCAAGGATCAGGGAGAAGAAGGCGCGTATACGCTGTCGGGTCAGGAAATGATCGATTACGTCGACCAGCACATCCATCCGGGCGTAAGGGAGTTCCATATCGTCGGCGGCCATAACCCGCATGTGCCGTTCCAATACTATGTCGATTCCTTGCGCGTGCTGAAGGAGAAATATCCGCAAGTGACGCTTAAAGCGTATACGGCTGCCGAAATCGACTTCTTCACCCGCATCAGCGGCTTGAGCATCGAAGAAGTGCTGCGCCAGCTGATGGATGCCGGTCTGGAGTCGCTGACGGGGGGCGGCGCGGAGATTCTGTCGGATGAATACCGCAAGAAAATGCGCGTGGAAAAGGCCGGTGTCGAGCGGTATCTGGAGGTGCACCGCACTGCGCATCAGCTGGGCATGAAGACACACACCACGATGCTCTACGGGGCGATCGAATCGCATGAAGATCGGGTGCGCCACATGATGAAGATTCGCGAATTGCAGGACGAGACGAATGGATTCCAGGTATTCATCCCGCTCTCGATGCAGCCGAAGAGTCCGAAAGCGAGCATCAAGCGGCGCAACTCCGCGTACGAGGACTTGAAGACGATTGCGATTAGCCGTCTCATGCTCGATAATGTTCAGCATATCAAGGCATACTTCATCAATATCGGCACGCAGCTCACCCAGGTCGCGCTGACCTTCGGCGCCTCCGATGTGCACGGCACGCTCGTCAAGGAGCGGATCAGCCATGCCGCAGGCGCGCTGACGCCGGAAGGACTGACGCGCGACGAGCTGATCTGGCTCGTGAAGGGCGCTGGCCGCATTCCGGTGGAGCGAGATACCTTCTACAATGAAGTGAAGGTTTACGAATAG
- a CDS encoding HesB/IscA family protein, producing the protein MITISDQAVEKIEEMIAQEENPALFLRIGVHAGGCSGFSYGMGLDDQESADDVHMTFGQVKVVVDKESIPFLNGLVIDYKESGMSGGFTIDNPNAIATCGCGASFRTALAEGKAQKCDD; encoded by the coding sequence ATGATTACAATCAGCGATCAGGCGGTTGAGAAAATAGAGGAAATGATAGCCCAGGAGGAGAATCCGGCTTTGTTCCTGCGCATCGGCGTCCATGCCGGCGGCTGCAGCGGCTTCTCTTACGGCATGGGGCTGGACGATCAGGAGAGTGCCGATGACGTCCATATGACGTTCGGCCAGGTGAAGGTCGTCGTCGACAAAGAGAGCATCCCTTTCTTGAACGGACTCGTTATTGACTACAAGGAGTCGGGAATGTCCGGCGGCTTCACGATCGACAACCCGAATGCCATCGCCACCTGCGGCTGCGGCGCGAGCTTCCGTACCGCTCTGGCGGAAGGCAAGGCGCAGAAGTGCGACGATTAA
- a CDS encoding putative holin-like toxin encodes MYEALFVIFQFGIWIFALLMFVITLLLYLTQRK; translated from the coding sequence ATGTATGAAGCGCTATTCGTTATATTCCAGTTTGGAATATGGATATTCGCGTTATTGATGTTCGTAATAACGCTGCTTCTATACCTCACACAAAGAAAATAG
- a CDS encoding DUF2871 domain-containing protein produces MKKLYVTSFIYAVLGLIAGVFYREFTKLNGFTDYTMLKPLHTHMLVLGFLFFLVLLILARLFRVHEVRSFTAWYYVYNAGMLMTIGTMAARGILQVLGRDMNGLNHMAGLGHAVVGAAIIWLMVLLGKTIKEPARP; encoded by the coding sequence ATGAAAAAGCTGTATGTGACATCATTTATTTATGCTGTGCTCGGGCTGATAGCCGGTGTTTTTTACAGAGAGTTCACCAAGTTGAACGGCTTTACGGACTATACGATGCTGAAGCCGCTCCATACCCATATGCTCGTGCTCGGCTTCCTCTTCTTCCTCGTGCTCCTCATCCTGGCTCGCTTGTTCCGCGTGCACGAGGTCCGCTCGTTCACGGCATGGTACTATGTCTATAATGCCGGCATGCTGATGACGATCGGCACGATGGCGGCACGCGGCATCCTGCAGGTGCTCGGCCGGGACATGAACGGCCTGAACCATATGGCCGGACTGGGGCATGCGGTTGTGGGCGCCGCCATCATCTGGCTTATGGTCCTGCTCGGGAAGACGATCAAGGAGCCGGCCCGGCCATAG
- a CDS encoding sensor histidine kinase yields the protein MKSLYATIVTSSVVIVLLSFAVGLLTANLAYGHTLNLHYEEKMREIGRSIAFFAEESAPDKLASYMEHLAGMGYQFYLFSEDGQAAAFGRDFKDSSLPEGAVQRVLDGEVYTGLLENKQRWFIPNIFENKLEFSYGLPLEARNGGRYALFIRPDMVRQTEEIRLLLAVLLAVTFGFSLVLIAIKSRYIVRPVNRLARATTELERGQYEVRLDVHRQDEIGELARRFTRMAQSIEQADTMRKQFVANVSHEIQSPLTSIRGLAVQLLEHPLPPEEERKYLHIIAVESERLSGLSRQLLTLASLDRGQEALRRAPFRLDEQLRQLLITLEPQWSEKKLELHLELEKTEMSGDAGLLHQVWMNLLSNAIKFTDTGGTLSVQCGINGNGSAEVVIRDTGKGIPAEDLPHIFDRFYKSSSHERSAQSGTGLGLSIAERIVRLHGGSIQAASEVGKGTAFTVLLPAKPSAASS from the coding sequence ATGAAATCCTTATATGCGACGATCGTGACCAGTTCCGTCGTCATCGTGCTGCTCAGCTTCGCGGTCGGCCTTCTCACGGCCAATCTGGCATACGGGCATACCCTCAACCTCCATTATGAGGAGAAAATGCGGGAGATCGGGCGTTCCATCGCCTTTTTCGCCGAGGAATCCGCGCCGGACAAGCTCGCCTCCTATATGGAGCATCTCGCCGGGATGGGGTACCAGTTCTATTTGTTCAGTGAGGACGGGCAAGCGGCTGCGTTCGGCCGCGACTTCAAGGACTCGTCCTTGCCGGAGGGAGCGGTGCAGCGCGTGCTTGACGGCGAAGTCTACACAGGCCTGCTTGAGAACAAGCAGCGGTGGTTCATCCCGAATATTTTCGAGAACAAGCTGGAGTTCAGCTATGGCCTTCCGCTGGAAGCGCGGAACGGCGGCCGGTACGCGCTGTTCATCCGCCCGGATATGGTGCGGCAGACGGAGGAGATACGGCTGCTGCTCGCCGTGCTTCTGGCCGTCACCTTCGGCTTCAGCCTCGTGCTTATCGCCATCAAATCCCGGTATATCGTCCGCCCGGTCAACCGTCTGGCGAGAGCAACCACCGAGCTGGAACGCGGACAATATGAGGTGCGGCTTGACGTCCACCGCCAGGACGAGATCGGGGAACTGGCCCGACGCTTCACGCGCATGGCCCAATCCATCGAGCAGGCCGACACGATGCGGAAGCAGTTCGTCGCGAACGTATCCCATGAGATCCAGTCCCCGCTTACGTCGATTCGCGGGCTGGCCGTCCAATTGCTCGAACACCCGCTGCCTCCGGAAGAGGAACGCAAATATCTCCATATTATCGCGGTGGAGAGCGAGCGCTTGTCCGGGCTAAGCCGGCAGCTGCTGACGCTCGCGTCGCTCGATCGCGGCCAGGAGGCGCTCAGGCGGGCGCCGTTCCGGCTCGACGAGCAGCTGCGGCAGCTGTTGATTACGCTGGAGCCTCAATGGTCGGAGAAGAAGCTGGAGCTCCATCTCGAATTGGAGAAGACGGAGATGTCCGGCGATGCCGGCTTGCTTCATCAAGTGTGGATGAACCTGCTCTCCAATGCGATCAAGTTTACAGATACGGGCGGAACTCTTTCGGTACAATGTGGAATAAATGGGAACGGAAGCGCCGAGGTGGTGATTCGCGATACCGGCAAAGGAATCCCGGCGGAGGATCTTCCCCATATCTTCGACCGCTTCTATAAATCAAGCTCTCATGAGCGAAGCGCGCAAAGCGGAACCGGCCTCGGACTCTCCATCGCCGAGCGCATTGTCCGCTTGCACGGCGGCTCGATCCAGGCCGCGAGCGAAGTCGGAAAAGGGACGGCATTCACCGTGCTGCTCCCGGCCAAGCCTTCCGCCGCTTCCTCTTAG
- a CDS encoding response regulator transcription factor has translation MRIRVLIADDDPHIRALLRLILEREQYEVIEAADGAHASLLLEKETIHIAVVDVMMPGVDGWTLCAEIRRLYDIPVILLTARGELEDKAAGYEAGTDDYLVKPFEPKELLFRMRALLRRYQLVSAATIRFHGTIIDRASYIVTAGGQEWALPRKEFELLAQLAAHPGRLFTRDQLLDQIWGADYAGDSRTIDVHIKRLRERLHEATDDFRIVTVRGLGYKLEVRGG, from the coding sequence ATGCGCATTCGAGTGCTTATCGCGGACGACGATCCGCATATTCGGGCCCTGCTGCGCTTGATTCTCGAACGGGAGCAATATGAGGTGATCGAGGCGGCGGACGGCGCGCATGCTTCCCTTCTGTTGGAAAAAGAAACGATTCATATCGCCGTTGTCGATGTGATGATGCCCGGCGTGGACGGCTGGACGCTCTGCGCCGAGATCCGCCGGCTTTACGATATTCCGGTCATTCTGCTCACGGCCCGGGGCGAGCTGGAGGATAAGGCAGCCGGATATGAAGCCGGCACCGACGATTATCTGGTCAAGCCGTTCGAGCCGAAGGAGCTTCTGTTCCGGATGAGGGCGCTCCTGCGGCGCTATCAGCTTGTCTCGGCCGCAACGATTCGCTTCCACGGCACCATCATCGACAGGGCGAGCTATATCGTGACGGCCGGCGGACAAGAATGGGCCTTGCCCCGCAAGGAATTCGAGCTCCTGGCGCAGCTGGCCGCCCATCCCGGAAGATTGTTCACCCGCGACCAGCTTCTCGATCAGATCTGGGGCGCCGACTACGCCGGCGACAGCCGGACGATCGATGTCCATATTAAACGTCTCCGGGAGCGGCTGCATGAGGCGACGGACGACTTCCGCATTGTCACCGTCCGGGGACTCGGTTACAAGCTGGAGGTTCGCGGCGGATGA